In one window of Drosophila mauritiana strain mau12 chromosome X, ASM438214v1, whole genome shotgun sequence DNA:
- the LOC117148717 gene encoding nuclear pore complex protein Nup93-1: MDLMELLKQAQRLTNDTNTDTEVPGVERTMSQVLQATKEFHSRVTQMGTNDLQAHILLGSKGVDLPKLTQKLESLSARQTFEPIDPVTETNVQAYLKNERENAILSVIDETNRSIFKTVERQKWRCIYSEWGEEKEALLNALVGPNQQDFPVQFQMVPTAMADEPTPYSQLNGQEQMYAEQIAIHNRSNILGRQGPNLLTTFAQLVQGSFNDEPVAEMWNVLDFMTALPPVSSSIDPIKNRQTSPQFVDQARTYLERRYRTYMKKFIIANLAKARRGGIPNVYNMVRSYVSVTLQGQRALFGLHDVNNGQPLWPHVYYSLRSGDLDAAALYLKESGTCPDLLTLLTLRKNGDRDTLMVKLEGQLKLEYNSRLRSCSDPYKKAVYVVLLACDPLFTNAELMRSIDDFLWLQLCILRREDQSENNLEQLTFSGLQSLILEKYGENYFNAREKAPLYFQVLTLTGQFEAAIEFLARTEKNRTHAIHMAIALNEISMLGTPSSVEQPLLSSEPDDPKPMKRLNFVRLIVMYAKCFERTDTKHALQYYYLLRHFKSEKGTNVMLTCVCDLLVENCDEAMLKLVFGTEDKKNSLRYGGIYAEFQMQECDKYSLAEMVGDEFSKRCDYDSAIELYFIGGQLDKALRLVNALLAQVVHQPTQNGSVRNRVGIFIKRLDAALTVRKSDLEPQVVVTYTVLTQVKEFFDLYYKGALRAALEILTNNHLIPASSSEVDECVTNTKRMGAEVIKVLPDILLAAMDIVYQEYVKLMDSNEKASGFLDESKCLNKEPAVKHLRDRAKAFTNMAASVPYRMPSTTNQRLVQLEILMH, translated from the exons CCACATACTGCTCGGCTCTAAGGGCGTGGATCTGCCCAAGCTCACGCAGAAGCTGGAGTCGCTCAGCGCCCGCCAAACCTTCGAGCCAATTGATCCGGTGACGGAGACCAATGTGCAGGCCTATCTGAAGAACGAGCGGGAGAACGCCATACTGTCAGTTATTGATGAGACAAATCGCAGT ATATTTAAGACTGTGGAGCGACAGAAGTGGCGTTGCATCTATTCGGAGTGGGGCGAGGAGAAGGAAGCGCTGCTGAACGCTCTGGTCGGACCGAACCAACAGGACTTCCCAGTCCAGTTTCAGATGGTGCCCACGGCCATGGCTGATGAGCCCACTCCGTACTCCCAACTGAATGGCCAAGAGCAGATGTACGCTGAACAGATCGCCATCCACAACCGTTCAAACATCCTGGGCAGACAAGGCCCTAACTTGCTGACGACCTTTGCCCAACTGGTTCAGGGCTCCTTTAACGATGAGCCCGTAGCCGAGATGTGGAACGTATTGGATTTTATGACCGCGTTGCCGCCAGTCTCGAGCAGCATCGATCCAATCAAGAATCGTCAGACATCACCGCAATTCGTTGATCAGGCCCGCACGTACTTGGAGCGCAGATACAGGACGTAtatgaaaaagtttatcattGCGAATTTAGCCAAAGCGCGGCGGGGCGGAATCCCCAACGTGTACAATATGGTCCGCTCTTATGTGAGCGTTACTCTCCAGGGGCAGCGAGCCCTCTTCGGGCTGCACGACGTGAACAATGGCCAGCCGTTGTGGCCACATGTTTACTATAGCTTGCGGAGTGGCGATCTGGACGCGGCTGCGTTGTACCTCAAGGAATCGGGAACCTGCCCCGACCTGCTTACGCTATTGACGTTGCGGAAGAACGGCGATAGGGACACCTTGATGGTCAAGCTTGAGGGTCAGCTAAAGTTGGAGTACAACAGCAGACTGCGCTCCTGCTCGGATCCCTACAAAAAGGCG GTATACGTAGTATTGTTGGCGTGTGATCCTCTCTTCACTAACGCAGAACTGATGCGCAGCATCGATGACTTCCTGTGGCTGCAACTGTGCATTCTGCGCAGGGAGGACCAAAGCGAAAACAACCTCGAGCAGCTAACGTTCAGCGGCCTGCAATCGCTCATTTTGGAAAAGTACGGCGAGAACTACTTCAATGCGCGTGAGAAGGCGCCGCTATATTTCCAGGTGCTGACGCTTACCGGCCAATTTGAGGCCGCCATTGAATTCCTCGCCCGCACCGAGAAAAATCGAACCCACGCTATCCACATGGCCATTGCCCTAAACGAGATATCCATGCTGGGAACACCAAGTTCCGTGGAACAACCGCTTTTGAGCTCCGAACCGGACGACCCAAAACCCATGAAGCGACTCAATTTTGTGCGGCTGATCGTCATGTACGCCAAGTGCTTTGAGAGGACGGACACCAAGCATGCGCTGCAGTACTATTACCTGTTGCGCCACTTTAAATCCGAGAAGGGCACTAACGTGATGCTCACCTGCGTCTGCGATCTGCTCGTTGAGAACTGCGACGAAGCCATGCTAAAGCTGGTTTTCGGGACGGAGGATAAGAAAAACTCCTTGCGCTATGG CGGCATATATGCGGAATTCCAAATGCAGGAATGCGATAAGTACTCCCTGGCCGAAATGGTGGGCGATGAGTTTTCGAAACGCTGCGACTACGATTCGGCCATCGAGCTCTACTTTATTGGTGGCCAGCTGGACAAGGCGCTGCGCTTGGTGAACGCGCTACTGGCACAGGTGGTCCACCAACCAACGCAGAATGGAAGCGTGCGTAACCGGGTGGGCATTTTCATCAAACGACTAGATGCGGCGCTGACCGTGCGTAAATCGGACTTAGAGCCTCAAGTGGTTGTCACATATACAGTGCTGACACAGGTCAAGGAGTTCTTTGACCTCTATTACAAAGGCGCATTGCGTGCGGCATTAGAAATCCTGACCAACAATCATCTGATACCCGCCAGCTCATCGGAAGTGGACGAGTGTGTGACGAACACAAAGCGCATGGGTGCCGAGGTCATCAAGGTGCTGCCCGATATCCTGCTGGCGGCAATGGACATTGTGTACCAGGAGTATGTGAAGCTAATGGACTCGAATGAAAAAGCTTCCGGTTTCTTGGATGAAAGCAAATGCCTCAACAAGGAGCCCGCCGTGAAACATTTGCGGGACAGGGCCAAGGCATTCACCAACATGGCTGCCAGCGTTCCATACCGAATGCCCTCGACCACCAACCAGCGGCTCGTCCAGCTGGAGATCCTAATGCACTAA